GGCCGTATTGTCTGTAGCAATCAGTTTGATTCTAATGTTGGGGATCGAGCAGTTGCGAAGCCATACTAAAAACAGCTTTAGTCGAACTGTGTCAGGGGTAGACCTTATTGTTGGGGCACCTACGGGACAATTGAATCTCTTGTTATACAGCGTATTCCATATTGGGAATGCCAGCAATCATATTTCATGGGATAGCTACCAGGAACTTACTCACTTACCCCAGGTACGTTGGGCGATACCCCTATCCCTGGGGGATTCGCACCAAGGTTACAGGGTGGTGGGAACCTCAACGGGATTTCTCGATCACTATCGGTATGGGAATAAGAGGCCATTGGAGCTATCAACCGGCCAGAATTTTATCGATACTTTTAGTGTCATATTGGGGGCGGAGGTCGCTCGGGAACTCAACTACCAACTTGATGACACTCTCACATTGGCGCACGGTTTGGTTGGAACGCGCTTCACAGAGCATGGTGAAAACCCCTTTATCGTTAGTGGCATACTCAAGCCTACTGGTACACCAGTAGATCGAGCACTCTATGTAAGCTTGGCGGGACTGGAAGCCGTTCATGGTGCTGATGCGGAGCACGATGATCTGGTGCCTAATAACATTACTGCCTTCTTACTCGGGCTTAATTCCCCTATAGCTACATTTCAGGTACAGAGAAAAATAAACGAATATTCGAAGGAGCCGCTGCTGGCAATATTGCCGGGCATTGCACTATCGGAGCTTTGGCAGATATCCGGTGGTATAGAAAAGGTACTATTTTTTGTCTCAGCTATGGTGGTTTTGGCTGCATTACTTGGCTTATGTATCTTACTACTTTCCACGATGCGCGAGCGCAGACTGGAGATAGCACTACTGAGAACTGTAGGTTCTGGCCCTTTGTTTTTATTCCTATTGATCCAGACTGAGGCATTTTTGGTTTTACTTTTAGGTGCGACAATTGCTGTTTCTGGATTGATAATGGGAGGCTGGCTGGTTGAGCCAATTCTGACAGATAAATTTGGAATCTATTTGGACGGCGTTGTTATAGGCGAACATACGATTGTGCTTTTAGCTTTAGTACTGGTAAGCACATTAATTGTGGCTGCTATTCCCGCTATAAGTGCATGCCGCCAGTCTTTGGGGGATAGTGATCTTCTGCATTGACTAGAAGATGAGGCGGAGCCAAATTCAGAGTAAGACTTTCTCTAGATTTTGATGTCAGAGGTAACCGAATATCTTTTATTTTATGAGCGATATTAGCTTTGTAATTTCTATATATATTTGCTTTGTTGCCTTTCCACACCATTCGTGATCCTATTTCCAGGCTGCGAGCTTTTCCTGTCACTGGGACTATTTATATCCCGTGGCTTGTAGCAGCCTACAAACACTATCTAATAATTTTTCATGACAAGGAAATAGTTTTGAATAGGATAATACTAACAATCTTAATGTTGCTGGGTAGCCTCAATATATTTGCTTCAACCCCAGATATTGAGCAGGCCAGAGATTCCTTAGAGATTGTGAAAGAATTAACCCCCTGGCCTTGGGAAGAGCCGGTAACTCCAATTATTGAAGAGTATCTGGCAGCTGATTTTGATCAATATTCGGGAATGGCAAAATCCCACTACATGGTTGAAGAATTACTGATGCACAAGTGGGGGCAGTCAATCACAGAATTTATTGTATTAGCTGAGCTTCTATACACGTTTCAGCCAGAAGATTACCAGAAGCAATATAGGCCGGAATTTGATGCCGCTATTGCCGACCTGAATCTATTCAGGTTGGCGATTAATGAGTTACTGCTTCCCCATGTGCCCGGTTATAAACTGAAACAGCAAATTTTGACTAAGCGCTTTGATGGCGAGGGTATGGTAATTGCTGTTTTTGATTTGTTTGATCCGACACGCTTACAAGAGCAGCGCGAACAGTATCCCAATATTGAAGCGGAAGTTGCCTTTGGTGATCCCATCACTTTCCTTCATGGTAACACCGTAATTGATATCATTTTGGATATTGCTCCGAAGGCGACTATTGTACCCGTTAGTGCCGAGAGCAAAACTTATAATGATGCAATGGCCTATATGCGGTATCGAGATGACATTAGTGTGATCAATATGAGCCGTGCATTTCATATCACCAATGACCAACTCGACCCAGAGTTTGCAGAGCATCTTTCCGCTATTTTACAAAGTAAGATTTTTACCAAGTCACTGGGGAATACAGGTACAGATCTTGAGCATAACAACACCGATGTCAGAGAGCGCTTGGAGCTACCACCACTCGGCAGCTTCTTTACCTATGACCTGGATTTAATCAGGGCATTCCTTGCTCAGAATGAAGGGCAGGCCGGTGCTGAGAATTTGTTTTTTGCAATCAACCTCCAGCCATTCTCAAATGAGATCTCACTTACGGCGACGGTTCCGGGTTACAACCCCTTGGCTATTAAGCAGAGCTTTGCTATTGCCGGCGATGCAGTATATTCAGCTTCCAGTCAAAACTTTGAGTCTGGTAGCTCTTTTGCCGCTCCTCAACTAGCGGCTGTCAGCCTATTGCTCCTTGAAATGGCAGACTACTACGGCCTTAGCAGGGTAGAAGCTGCTCAACTAGTGAGCAAGTCATTGAAAGATAATGCTCGCCGCAGTTGGCTAGGTGATCACAACACCGGGCTTGGGTTCGTTGACGCCCACCGGGCTATGAGCGCTATTCTGAGAGCGAATAGCAAATAAGCTTGATTTAGTCATCGAGTTGAATGAGAGTGCGCTGGCAGGTTGAATATTTGCAGCCTGCCAGTTACCTGTATAGATGGTACTGTGGGTAAAGGAAGTGAATAGGAATAGGAGTGAATATTGAACATACTTTCCGCTCATATGGGGTCCTCATTCAATGAATTATCTCCACTGTTGCAATTTGCACACACTGGGATGAAGAGGTATGAGGGTTCTGTTGTCGTCAAACGAGGTGGGGTTATTGCGAATACTATTTGTTCAATATTTAGATTCCCGAAGGCGAGTTCAAGTTCGCAGTTAGTTGTTGATTGTGGACACTTTTCCGATCGGATGGATTGGGTGAGAGATTTCGATGGGTTCAAGATGAGCTCATCATTTTATTCAGAAAAAAATTATCTGGTGGAAAGGCTCGGCCCTTTGGAAATGCAGTTTACCGCTCATAATGTCAACGGAGCACTTGAATATCAGTTTTCGAAAACGAAGCTATTAGGTATAGCTTTGCCAAAATTTCTTTGGCCCAAAGTCAAGGCTTATGAAACAGAGAGTGAAGGGCAGTATCAGTTCAGTGTCAGTGTGCACATGTTTTTAGTGGGGTTCATTTTATCATATGCTGGCGATCTGAAAATTACGGAGCCCGCTTGATTTAAAATGCCATTAGGGAAGAGCGATCTCAGTAACAAGCTCTTCCCCAACAACAATACATGATTTACTTACCTGGTATTAGAGGCTTCCGCTAGTCCCTTCAGGAGTTTCTGACTATCTGTATAAGCGCCAAAGACACCTCCCTGCATAGTAATCATCTTGAGAGCCGACTCATGGTTGCCGATGTCGGTAGCCCCAGTGCAGTCTGATAGAAGCAGGCACTCGAATCCTCGATCATTTGCTTCCCTCATGGTGGTGTGTACGCATACGTCGGTTGTAACGCCCACGAGAATCAAGTTATCGATCCCTTTAAGCTTGAGTATTAGCCCGAAGTCTGTAGAAAAGAAGGTACCTTTGCCTGGCTTATCAATAATGACCTCACCAGCTTTGGGCGCTAGTTCAGGGATCACGTCCCAACCAGGTTCCCCTCTGACTAAAATACGTCCACATGGTCCCGGGTCGCCGATACCCGCAGCAATTTGTCGTGAGCGCCAGCGTTTGTTTGGAGGGAGGTCAGAAAGGTCGGGGCGATGCCCCTCCCGGGTGTACATAATGTGATAGTTTTCTGCCCGCATCGCATTCAATACTTGCTGGATGGGTTCGATGGGCTTGCGCATTGCCTCCAGATCATATCCCATCTTGTCGACATAGCCGCCGGGGCTGCAAAAGTCCACCTGCATGTCAATAACCACGAGAGTGGTGTTTTCTGGCCTGAGATCCCCATTATATGGCCACTTGTATGGGTTGGCCTCGACAGGGCCATTTTTGTCCGATGAATCTGAAGTGCTCATTGTCAAGGCCTCTACTTATTGATAGAGAAAGTGATTGCCAATGGATAATAGCGTTGATTGAGAGCTTGATTGATTGGTAAGACTTTATTGGGCGCACAATTCTTGCTTAGGTGAGGTATGACCGAATCCGCATAAGTAATGAATGCTCATCTGGTAGTGGGTTTAGGCGTATCTCTCCTATATCTTTTGTTCATGAAAGGCCAAAACATTGCGACATATATTTTGTGTATTCGTTTCTCTTCAACTATTTGATCAAATTTAAAAGGCCGCCTTTATTCGTATATCTAGCATATGAAATTTCGAGTGCGATTTTATTTTGCGCTAAATATCTACAAACAAGATCACGGTTGGATAGTTGAAGCTTACTTCTATATTTCGGTTCAAAGAGTTCGTTCCACTGATATGTGGAAGTGAAACGTCACACTTTTTTTATTGAAAAATTATCTATATTATCCTGCGTGTCATTTTGAGTGAATTTTAGTGGGGCTTATTTGGTACTCCCTTCTGGTTTAGAAATATAGGGATTAAAGAATATCCGCTTATGTATTCATCTTTGAAGTTAAGAACCGTTTTTGGATGTAAGTAGTTAAAGGAAAGTTTGTGGAAAATCTTAAGAAGGGAATTTTCGCTGGTGTTGCATTACTGATTATTCCTATCGCCATGGGGACTGTTTTCACGGTTGACGAGGGGCACGTAGGAATTGTAAAGCGATTTGGTAAGGCAATCTCACAGGTTGATCCTGGAATTCATACGAAAGTCCCATTTATGGACAATGTGGTCGAAATCGAAGTAAGAACCCGGAAAAATGTTGAGACGATGAATGCCGCCACTGCAGAACAAATGCCGTTAAAAGCAGTGACTGCGGTGAACTGGACGGTAACTCGCAGTGCAGCCATTGATTTGTATAAGCAATATGGCGGTTTGGAACAATTTGAACAGCGGATTCTCGATCCCAGGCTGAGAAGCGCCAGTAAAGCTGGTTTGGCTGAATTCAAGGCAGAGCAGATTATCCAGAACCGGAATGCAGCAATTCGACGTATTGAGGAACTCTTGGAGGAGGAAACCAAGGGGTTGCCTATGGAATTGGGAGATGTACAGATTGAGAGCATCAGCTTGCCTCCCAAGTACATCCAATCTATTGAAACCAAGCAGACAGAGTTGAACCTGGCGGCTGCCGAAAAGCACAAATTGGAACGTCAAAAGCTGGAAGCGCAACGTGAGGTGAATACTGCTAATGCGCGCCGTGATGCCACCAAAGCTAAAGCAGATGGTGAAGCCCATAAGATTCGTGTAGAGGCCGAGGCGGAAGCTTTTGCGATTCTGGAGAAAGGGGAAGCGGAAGCCGCAGCGATTAAAGCAAAAGCTGATGCGATTGCCAGAAACCATACCTTGGTTGAATATATCCGCGCG
This DNA window, taken from Microbulbifer sp. MKSA007, encodes the following:
- a CDS encoding DUF4166 domain-containing protein, whose amino-acid sequence is MNILSAHMGSSFNELSPLLQFAHTGMKRYEGSVVVKRGGVIANTICSIFRFPKASSSSQLVVDCGHFSDRMDWVRDFDGFKMSSSFYSEKNYLVERLGPLEMQFTAHNVNGALEYQFSKTKLLGIALPKFLWPKVKAYETESEGQYQFSVSVHMFLVGFILSYAGDLKITEPA
- a CDS encoding prohibitin family protein translates to MENLKKGIFAGVALLIIPIAMGTVFTVDEGHVGIVKRFGKAISQVDPGIHTKVPFMDNVVEIEVRTRKNVETMNAATAEQMPLKAVTAVNWTVTRSAAIDLYKQYGGLEQFEQRILDPRLRSASKAGLAEFKAEQIIQNRNAAIRRIEELLEEETKGLPMELGDVQIESISLPPKYIQSIETKQTELNLAAAEKHKLERQKLEAQREVNTANARRDATKAKADGEAHKIRVEAEAEAFAILEKGEAEAAAIKAKADAIARNHTLVEYIRAQQWNGQMPSTIMGGDQPILWDMGNNSDRRN
- a CDS encoding isochorismatase family cysteine hydrolase; the encoded protein is MSTSDSSDKNGPVEANPYKWPYNGDLRPENTTLVVIDMQVDFCSPGGYVDKMGYDLEAMRKPIEPIQQVLNAMRAENYHIMYTREGHRPDLSDLPPNKRWRSRQIAAGIGDPGPCGRILVRGEPGWDVIPELAPKAGEVIIDKPGKGTFFSTDFGLILKLKGIDNLILVGVTTDVCVHTTMREANDRGFECLLLSDCTGATDIGNHESALKMITMQGGVFGAYTDSQKLLKGLAEASNTR
- a CDS encoding FtsX-like permease family protein, producing the protein MFFKLAWQSLMQRKGSVSLAVLSVAISLILMLGIEQLRSHTKNSFSRTVSGVDLIVGAPTGQLNLLLYSVFHIGNASNHISWDSYQELTHLPQVRWAIPLSLGDSHQGYRVVGTSTGFLDHYRYGNKRPLELSTGQNFIDTFSVILGAEVARELNYQLDDTLTLAHGLVGTRFTEHGENPFIVSGILKPTGTPVDRALYVSLAGLEAVHGADAEHDDLVPNNITAFLLGLNSPIATFQVQRKINEYSKEPLLAILPGIALSELWQISGGIEKVLFFVSAMVVLAALLGLCILLLSTMRERRLEIALLRTVGSGPLFLFLLIQTEAFLVLLLGATIAVSGLIMGGWLVEPILTDKFGIYLDGVVIGEHTIVLLALVLVSTLIVAAIPAISACRQSLGDSDLLH